One segment of Amycolatopsis alba DSM 44262 DNA contains the following:
- a CDS encoding DUF3574 domain-containing protein produces the protein MSFSSMSRRTALAVAVAAAAALGLGGGVVASAVPSASAAPPVVEAAGLQASPGELWKRTELYFGTTKPDGGELTDAEFTAFTDKVVTPRFPDGFTELTGRGQWRGSGGVISREKSKVIVVVYPFSDRDANREIEEIRTAYKTAFKQESVLRTDSVEKVSF, from the coding sequence ATGTCTTTTTCGTCCATGTCACGGCGTACCGCGCTCGCCGTCGCCGTCGCCGCCGCCGCGGCCCTTGGGCTCGGGGGCGGGGTGGTGGCTTCGGCCGTCCCCAGCGCTTCCGCCGCGCCTCCGGTCGTCGAGGCCGCCGGTCTCCAGGCGTCGCCGGGTGAGCTGTGGAAGCGCACCGAGCTGTACTTCGGCACGACGAAGCCAGACGGCGGGGAGCTGACCGACGCCGAGTTCACCGCCTTCACCGACAAGGTCGTCACGCCGAGGTTCCCGGACGGGTTCACCGAGCTGACCGGGCGCGGCCAGTGGCGCGGTTCGGGCGGGGTGATCTCGCGGGAGAAGTCGAAGGTGATCGTCGTCGTGTACCCGTTCAGCGACCGCGACGCGAACCGCGAGATCGAAGAGATCCGGACCGCCTACAAGACGGCCTTCAAGCAGGAATCCGTCCTCCGGACCGACTCGGTGGAGAAGGTCTCTTTCTGA